actgcattaATCTGACATCTTAATTGAccagttactttacaaattaagattttgcacacaaaacacatgtagtttataaaatacaatgtttcattataaattaaattaccCATATAACGGCcttcaagtccagctgaaatgattggtTGATTAAACACAGTTAATTGACAGAACTGTTGTCATTGTGTGAGgagttttctgcattgagtacttttccttttaatactttaaattCCTCTTTCCTGAtcatacttacagacttttacttaagtaacattttccatgcaggacttttacttgtaacagagtatttttactaTGTGGTATTAGCACttttacttaacccttgtgttgtcttccggtcgaccatgcacttgttgtccttctgggtcaaaattaacacgttttctttttttatatatatatagtattgacacattttctgacatttgtcactttttttgtcactttttttcaatgtttttttgtcatttttttctgcaattttcgatgctatttagttagttagttagttagttcgTCATTTATAGGAgattatacctaattttgaaaTGGTGATTGATGttgactaatattagaggaacGTATGTTGGTGGAGAATCACAGACGTgtgtatgtcaaagtttagtcaggttttgaaaccattaaaATTTTTTACAAATGCAATACccacaattcaatgaaagtagtaatCGAGTACTTGCAATTGTACTTAATTTCTTGaataatttggttaaaaagaaacccatatttctgatatagaagttTTGAGAACAacaggacaacatgagggttaagtaaaggatctgaatacttcttccaccactgctcacaACTCGTCAACATACTGGCTCTCAGCGTCAAAGCACAAAGGTATCCTTTAGAGTCGGTACGGGACGCGCCGGGCAcagcagcagctcgaccacaGCGCTGTAGGAGGACGCAGCATGAagcgacaacggtagagagtagtattaaAGACTAAAACTCTGCATACGGAGACAGGTTAGGGTGGTGCATGGGTcgaacaacacaggactttcacccaggagaccggagtTTGTGTCACGTGTGTCAAGTAGTGTACGTCCTTTAACCCTTAatccacaatcttttcctaaccccaacTAAGTGCTTTTACCTGtgctagggctgtgcaattaatcacattttGATAATTTTTGGCTCCTAACAATGTAATcaagaaaaaatattattttgctCATGACATTCTGCAAGTAAACTCTCATTTTGTCTTGCGTTCTTAATGAAATGCGCACTTTCCCCCCTCCCGAAGGCTAATCTCACTCAGccaacatttgaatatattttttatattatttattttaaggggAATACTAAATTAAGGAAATTAAGGAAAAATTTCGCAGTTCAAGGTGtgttcactgttgatttgtttaactgtttcactgtATTTCAAGTtaaaaaatgcaacatctttccaagaGTCAATGAgtaagtgttaaataattgtaatttcaatattgaccaaacaATTGTGATTTTTTCCATAAATGACGCCAAGGGGTCAAGCGTCAGTCTGTGATGAGTTGGGAGTAAGAACGTGttatgtaaaaacataaaagctGACAAATGGCTTCTACTTCCAGGAGTGGTGTTTCCGTATCAGAGTAAAAATGGCCGCTACAAATTCACTTTCCATGAGGCTAAGGAGGTTTGTGCTGAGCAAGACGGCACATTAGCCTCATACATCCAGCTGTTCAGAGGTACAAATACCAAGCAAAGTGTCCATTTCCAATCAATCGATATGTTGTCTGCAGGTATATCAGCTCTCCTAAATCAGCATGTCTCCTCCCGCAGCGTGGACGGAGGGTCTGGACTGGTGCAATGCCGGTTGGCTCCGTGATGGGACCGTTCATTACCCCATTATTCATCCGCGGCCGGCCTGTGGAGGTGACCTGCTCCCCGGCATCCGCAGTTATGGGCCGAAGGATAAAATCAACGATCGGTTTGACGCTTTCTGCTTCACCTCGCAGACATCTGGTAATTTTTCAGTGGCTTGGATCAAAGTTTGGTCTAgttcaggggtcttcaacgttttttaagccaaggacccctcaactgaaagagagatggagcagggaccccctactacatatattgtattaaATGAATTTGCATAATAAACTAGGTCTACGATAaggtgtagggtggcctaaaacctttatacataccttttttgcatagaatattaagctattaaaatagtcTAATAAttattggcatggttttataaatcatgtttaatggtaaacatactgtacatgtggcacagtgaatccttaggattatctgtatctgtggatggccttgtgggatttatatttgctaataatgtgttggattcatgttaagacttttacattaacaataatttggaggcccccctgcattgactctgaggaccccctatgggtcccggaccccctgttaaaGATCCCTACCCCCATCGAGTTCCATGACAAGCTGGAGGCAAATTGGAGATTTTTAGTTTTTCCAAGACAGAGTTGCTCAGGAAAAATCAAACTAagaattaaaatatgaataacaAAGGTACATTTTGAGGAAGAATTTAGTGttttagttagttttataaatactttaaaaataCTTAGCCGTCTCTTGAAACTTCCACTGCAGTCAAAAGAAATTGGACTTGTCCCATTTGAACAAAACTTTGTTAGCATTTAAGATCGTACTCACACTTGGCCCAGTAGACAAAGGAACACatcgacttattgggactttgtcttattcaccgtaacccccagagttagataagtccatacatattCATCGCTGTGCGTGTcataactctgtctgacacacccatcgctagcctagcttagcccagatcctggaggtaaccggctccatctagcctagcttagcccagatcctggaggtaacgggctccatctagcctactgctacTTGAgcagtagcagaagtagcacctgagaagccccgtggtgaggagcagagagttcgcctggagttcgctcagagttgAAGTAATATCACtccgcctttctgagaatatagttcccagtatgtatacggttagaagatggctgtgtctcatgtgaccttgttatttgtacaccctgtgactatacaaatcacagcaTGTAAACaagaacatgttggcgttattttgtcacttattgggagcagtaggctagatggagccggttacttccaggatctgtgctaagctaggctagtggtgggggcgtcagacagagttacaacacgcacggagatgagaaggttatgtatggacttgtctaactctgggggatacagtgaataagacaaagtcccaataagtcagtgtgttcctttaaacctTTCCCGAGCATGTTTGACCCCAAAGTCCAGTTCGTTTGACTAGTGCGATCACTCCGTACCATGCCCTGGCACGCTAAAACGAGGTTTGGTTGGTCTCAGGCACGGTATGCATCAGTGTGATCACAAAACGTGCTCGCATCTGGTTCTTACCTTACAGATGAACGGGAATTGTGGTCAGCGAGTCCCGCAATGTAATGACGTAAGCGTGTTCTGGCCCTTAATGTTTTACTGCGGTGTGAGCGCAGACcagcgggggagggggggacaaTCGTGCCTGGCCACACTTTAAAGCAACTTGGCCAAGTGTGAGTACGCCCTACATGATAAGAAGCCGAAAACTGAAGTTCTCTGGATGTGTTTTCCATAAATCTTTTCCCCTCTCACAGGCTCTGTCTCCTACATATCAGGCTCTTTCTCCTTCGAGCAGGCAGAACACGCATGCCAACGTCGGGGAGCTGAGTTGGCGTCGGTCGGCCAACTTTACTCTGCCTGGCGATTCCAAAACTACGACCAGTGTGACGGCGGATGGCTGAAGGACGGCAGCGTACGGTTTCCCATCAGCAAGCCCAGGGAGCACTGTGGGGGCATCCCGGAACCAGGGGTGCGCTCATTTGGATTCCTCAACAAGACGATGCATCTGTACGGCGCCTTTTGCTATAGGTAGCCCCAAAATAAAGAACAAATACACTTCTCACATCCGTTTCTCAACACAGCTGTGAGTCTAAGCAAGAAAACCAGAGGCCCAGAAATTACTGCACAACATATACAGCTTGATC
The DNA window shown above is from Perca fluviatilis chromosome 7, GENO_Pfluv_1.0, whole genome shotgun sequence and carries:
- the hapln2 gene encoding hyaluronan and proteoglycan link protein 2 isoform X1 is translated as MREHLRLFNFTGAGGVTPFIMNCAVILLLTSSCFTWSSAIYTPNRAAPKKLKYLLEPPVYAEVVARRGENATLPCILRTKPSHYKVKWTKLESEHIGRENIIMISNAHAFKPYGHLGPRASLRKAHTMDASLQLSRLELEDGGTYRCELVNGIEDESVAITLRIEGVVFPYQSKNGRYKFTFHEAKEVCAEQDGTLASYIQLFRAWTEGLDWCNAGWLRDGTVHYPIIHPRPACGGDLLPGIRSYGPKDKINDRFDAFCFTSQTSGSVSYISGSFSFEQAEHACQRRGAELASVGQLYSAWRFQNYDQCDGGWLKDGSVRFPISKPREHCGGIPEPGVRSFGFLNKTMHLYGAFCYR